In Ipomoea triloba cultivar NCNSP0323 chromosome 7, ASM357664v1, a single genomic region encodes these proteins:
- the LOC116024878 gene encoding L-ascorbate peroxidase, cytosolic-like: MGKCYPTVSEEYQKAIDKLRRKLRGFIAEKNCAPLMLRLAWHSAGTYDVSTKTGGPFGTMRLKAEQAHGANNGLDIAVRLLEPFKEQFPIVSYADLYQLAGVVAVEVTGGPEVPFHPGREDKTEPPVEGRLPDATQGNDHLRDVFVKHMGLSDKDIVALSGGHTLGRCHKERSGFEGAWTTNPLIFDNSYFKELLSGEKEGLIQLPTDKALLEDPVFRPLVEKYAADEDAFFSDYAEAHLKLSELGFAEA, encoded by the exons ATGGGCAAGTGCTATCCCACTGTTAGTGAGGAGTACCAGAAGGCTATTGACAAATTGAGGAGAAAGCTTAGAGGATTCATTGCTGAGAAGAACTGTGCTCCTCTCATGCTTCGTCTTGC ATGGCACTCTGCTGGAACTTATGATGTCTCGACCAAGACTGGAGGTCCATTCGGAACCATGAGGCTCAAGGCTGAGCAAGCTCATGGTGCCAATAATGGTCTTGACATTGCAGTGAGGTTGTTGGAGCCATTCAAGGAGCAATTCCCTATTGTCTCTTATGCAGATCTGTATCAG CTTGCTGGTGTTGTCGCTGTTGAAGTCACTGGAGGACCTGAAGTTCCTTTCCATCCTGGGAGAGAG GATAAGACAGAGCCCCCAGTTGAAGGTCGTCTACCTGATGCCACACAGG GAAATGATCACCTAAGAGATGTGTTTGTCAAACACATGGGGCTCTCTGATAAGGATATCGTTGCTCTCTCTGGTGGCCATACCTTG GGAAGGTGCCACAAGGAGCGCTCTGGATTTGAAGGTGCTTGGACTACCAACCCGCTCATCTTCGACAACTCTTACTTCAA AGAGCTTCTGAGTGGTGAGAAAGAAGGGCTTATACAATTGCCCACTGACAAGGCTCTTCTTGAAGATCCTGTTTTCCGCCCACTAGTTGAAAAATATGCTGCG GATGAAGATGCCTTCTTCTCTGATTATGCAGAGGCTCATTTGAAGCTTTCTGAACTTGG ATTTGCAGAAGCATAA